The segment ATATAAAAACAGATGGTAAAAGTACTCCCGAATTAATACTAAAAGGCGATGGGTGGATGCCTGGCTCTACCTTTAGTAAAGACAGAGACAAAGTGATTGTAAATCATCCTAACGGAGAAATTACTACCCTTTGCTTTAACCCTGAAATTAAGCTAGAAGTAGAAAGTGATAATTATAAAGCAATCACTGATAAACAATCTTTTTATGTTGCTATTTCTTACTTTGTTAACCATAAAGAGAAATTAGCGGGTATCCAAAAGGCTCAAATTCACTTAGAAGATGCAGAGTTGGTTTTCGCAGATAATGTAAAGCGTTGGAATAAATATCTAGATACCATTCTTCGTGATGATATGCCTGACAAATATGATCGAGTAGCTGCCAAATCTTTAGTTACTCTGATATCTAATTGGAAAGTAAGTAGAGGTGGATTACTGCATGAAGGAATGGTTCCTAGTCATGCTGTAGGGTATTTTATGGGATACTGGGCTTGGGATACTTGGAAGTTTGCAGTTCCATTGGCAAAGGTGACGCCTGAGTTAGCCAAAAATATGATTCGTTCTATGTTTGATTATCAGCTTGAAGATGGTATGATTATCGATTGTATCTATGCAGATAGTTCTGAAAACAATGCAAGAGATAGTAAACCTCCATTAGCTGGTTGGGCTATAGCAGAAGTATTCAAACAAACGAATGATACAGCTTTTCTTAAAGAAATGTACCCACAACTTCTTTCTTATCATCAGTGGTGGTATGAGAAAAGAGATCATGATAAAAACGGAATCTGTGAATTTGGTTCAACTGATGGTACTGTTGAGGCTGCTGCATGGGAAAGTGGAATGGACAATGCTATTCGTTTTGATAACTCCAAGATGGTACAAAATGGTCCTGATGCATGGAGCTTTGATCAAGAAAGTGTTGATTTGAATGCTTATTTAGCCTATGAGTATAGACTGTTAAAAGAATTTGCTAGCATTCTGAATGTTCCATTTGTAGAAAAAAATTATACAGCCGAAGTGGCTCAATATTTCTTTGACTATGATACAGGCTTCTATTACGATAGAAAGTTATCCGATAAAAGCTTTATTAAAGAACAAGGTAGCGAAGCATATATCCCTTTTTGGACATCGATTGCTACAAAAGATCAAATGAATAGGGCTATGGTTCACTTGACAGATACAACTAAGTTTTCAACTTATATACCATTCCCTACGATTGCTGCGGATAATCCGAAGTATATGTCAAGAGGATATTGGAGAGGTCCTATTTGGTTAGATCAAACTTATTTTGCAATTAAGGGGTTGCGTAATTATGGTTATAATGATTTAGCTGATAAATATACTGAACAAGTATTTGAACGATTAAATGGATTGATTGGTGATCAGCCTATTCATGAAAATTACGATAGTCATACTGGGGAACGCTTGAAAGCTCCACACTTTAGTTGGAGTTCTTCGCACTTGCTTTTGCTGTATGAAGAATATGGAAAATAATTAAATTAATATAAGGAGAGAATGATTAGTTCTCTCTTTATATTTAAAAGGAATAAGAAGAAAGAAAAATAGAGATCTAAAGAGAACAAGAAAATGTCTTTGAAAAACAATATCTTTGTATTTCAAAAGTAAAATAAGAATGGAAGTACATAGATATTTTATTTATCTATCATACGATGGTAGTAATTATCATGGTTGGCAGATTCAGCCCAATGGAAGCAGTGTCCAAGAGTGTTTGATGGATGCGTTGAAAATGTTTTTAAGAAAAGAGATAGAGGTTGTCGGTGCTGGTAGGACAGATGCTGGTGTTCATGCCAAACAAATGATTGCACATTTTGATTTTGAGCGAAAACTAGATGTCGATAAAGTTTGTGATAAACTTAATAGAATTCTTCCACACGACATAGCCATCCATAAAGTAATAGAAGTCAATAAAGAGGCACATGCTCGATTTGATGCTACGGCTCGTACTTATCAATATTATATAACTACTAGAAAAGATCCCTTTCGTAGAAATTACGCTTATCGCCTTTATCAATCTTTGGATATCTTAAAGATGAACGAAGCTGCTCAAATTCTTTTTGAATTTGAGGATTTTACGAGTTTTAGCAAACTGCATAGTGATACGAGAACAAATCTATGTACTATTATGCAGGCTGAATGGACTGAAGTTGATGAGCACACCCTCGTTTTTACAATACAAGCAAATCGCTTTTTGAGAAATATGGTAAGAGCCATTGTGGGAACACTCATAGAAGTGGGAAGGGGTAAAATATCTTTAGAAGAGTTTAGAAAGATTATTGAAGAACAAGATAGAGGATTGGCAGGAGCATCTGTTCCTGGTCAAGCATTGTTCTTAATTGCTGTAGAGTACCCAGAATCAATATTTAATTTATAAATCCGTTTCATTCTAAAATAATATAAATAGATGTGGTTATTATTAGCCTTCTTTTCTGCTGCATTTCTTGGGTTTTATGATGTTTTTAAGAAAATGTCTTTAAAAGAGAATGCCGTTCTTCCCGTTCTTTTCTTAAATACCGTATTCTGTGGGTTGATTTTTTTACCCTTTATTCTGATTTCTTATGGTAGTCCTGAACTTTTGCAAGATACGTTATTCTACGTGCCTTCAGTAGGTCTGAAAAGTCATGGATTAATCTTTCTAAAATCTATAATTGTTCTTTCTTCTTGGGTTTTTGGATACTATGGCATAAAGCATTTACCTATTACAATTGTAGGCCCTATAAATGCCACAAGACCAGTAATGGTCCTTGTGGGAGCTATGCTAATCTTTGGTGAGCGTTTAAATTTATATCAATGGATAGGGGTGCTTCTAGCTATATCCTCTTTGTATATGTTGAGCCGTTCGGGAAAGAAAGAGGGAATTAACTTTGTGCATAATAAGTGGATCTTTTTTGTTGCTATGGCTGCAATAGCAGGTGCGGCAAGTGGATTGTACGATAGATACTTATTAAGAATCGTTGAGCCAATGGTGGTGCAATCTTGGTTTAATATTTATCAGATTTTTATAATGGGTTCCATTCTTTTATTTATATGGTTTCCACGGCGTAAAGAAAATACTCCATTTAAATGGAGATGGACAATATTATTTATATCTCTATTTTTATCGGTAGCTGATTTTGCTTATTTTTATGCTTTGAGTTTTGAAGACTCTATGATCTCTATAGTATCTATGGTTCGAAGGGGTAGTGTGATAGTGTCCTTCTTATTTGGTGCTTTAGTTTTTAAAGAGAGAAACTTGAAAAGTAAAGCTATTGATTTAGCTTTTGTTTTAATAGGTATGATATTCCTATATTGGGGAACAAAATAATGAATATGAAAAAAATAAGTTTACTACTATTTATACTTTGTTGTGGACAGTGGGGTATGGCCCAAAATATAAGGTCTCTTTTTTTAGATATGCCCGAAACTTTTACTCCTTTGCTTACTTCTGTAAATAAAGCAGATTTTATAGATTTTATAGATAGTAAGATGAAAGCAAAGATTATGAATAAGTTTAATAAGACTTCAGAAATGAAAATCTTATCTGACTCTTATATCCTTATTCAAATGAGTGAAAACACAACTTGGCAGATGAAAGTTTTACCTACTTCAAATTCCTTTGTTATTGCTATTATTAAGACAGTTAAAGGTCCTGCTGCCGATAGTTCCATCTCTTTTTATTCTAGTGATTGGAAAGAACTATCTGTTTCAAGCTTTTATGAACAGCCTTCTATTGCTTCTTTTTTGAAGGATGAGAAAGCTTCTTTTAAACTAAATAACGATTTACAAGCATTAGATATGTCGTTGATTCGCCTAGATTTCAATGCAGATAATAATGAACTAATAGCTTCATTATCAACTATCGATTATCTGAATAAAGAGACACGTGAAAAAGTTGAACCCTACTTTAATAAAGAACTTGTTTTATCATGGGAGGGTGGTAAGTATTTGATGAAGTAATTCATTTCCTTTGTTTTATTGTTATCCCTAAAATCAGCAGATCTGTTAATTATGGATTAACATAAATCATGTTTTTTAACTATAAAACTTCTTCAACTGTTCTCTGTTAGGCTAAAACTGACTATCTTTGCATAAAAACTGCAAGAATATGTCTAAATTTTCTGTAATTGGCTTTATGGCTTTAGGTGTCTTGATGGGATATCTATTTAGGAATACCAAAATTACTTGGATTCAAAAAGTCATTACTTTTTTTATATGGTTACTCCTCTTTTTACTTGGTGTAGATGCAGGTAGTGATGATGATGTAATACAAAGCTTTCCTTTTATAGGGATGGATGCATTGATTATAACTGCTGCAGCCGTATTGGGTAGTGTCATTTGTGCTAAGTTATTGTGGAACTATTTGAAAAAATCTAAAAGAGAAGAGTAATGCTAGGAAGTTTAATTATTGTAGGATTCTTTGTCCTAGGAGTTATATTGGCTTATTTTGGCTTCATTCCAGAGTTTTTAGCAGGTAGCCATTTTAGTTTTTATGCCTTATGTGCACTCATGTTTTGTGTAGGATTTAGTATTGGAAATGATACAAAGACATTAAGAAGTTTTAGGAATCTCAATCCTCGTTTATTGCTATTACCTATAATGACTATCGTGGGGACACTTGTAGGTACTTTTTTAATCAGTTTTGTATTGCCACATCGTTCCCCTTCTGATTGTATGGCTGTTGGCTCGGGATTTGCTTATTACTCGTTATCTAGTATTATTATATCAGATACCAAAGGGGCAGAACTGGGAGTAATCGCTTTGATGTCTAATATCATAAGAGAGCTTTCTGCTTTATTACTAGCACCATTATTTGTGAAATATTTCGGAAAACTAGCACCTATATCTGTAGGTGGAGCTACATCGATGGATACCACATTACCTATTATTACGAAGTATTCAGGAAATGAGTTTATTGTTACTTCAATATTCCATGGTATGGTGGTAGATTTTAGTGTGATCTTCTTAGTTACATTATTCTGTTCTTTCTAACAAATAAATAAAATATAATATTCAAGCGATCTTATT is part of the Bacteroides coprosuis DSM 18011 genome and harbors:
- a CDS encoding protein of unknown function DUF6 transmembrane (InterPro IPR000620~KEGG: bth:BT_4238 putative permease~PFAM: Drug/metabolite transporter~SPTR: Permease;~IMG reference gene:2504106462~PFAM: EamA-like transporter family), producing MWLLLAFFSAAFLGFYDVFKKMSLKENAVLPVLFLNTVFCGLIFLPFILISYGSPELLQDTLFYVPSVGLKSHGLIFLKSIIVLSSWVFGYYGIKHLPITIVGPINATRPVMVLVGAMLIFGERLNLYQWIGVLLAISSLYMLSRSGKKEGINFVHNKWIFFVAMAAIAGAASGLYDRYLLRIVEPMVVQSWFNIYQIFIMGSILLFIWFPRRKENTPFKWRWTILFISLFLSVADFAYFYALSFEDSMISIVSMVRRGSVIVSFLFGALVFKERNLKSKAIDLAFVLIGMIFLYWGTK
- a CDS encoding glycoside hydrolase family 37 (COGs: COG3408 Glycogen debranching protein~InterPro IPR001661~KEGG: bvu:BVU_1364 glycoside hydrolase family protein~PFAM: Glycoside hydrolase, family 37~SPTR: Putative uncharacterized protein;~IMG reference gene:2504106460~PFAM: Trehalase); this translates as MNLIKSGSRKSQIMKKFKYICILTLLAGFISCKSDEKVQTSHNTREHLNQIIDISYTPSESSRCIGWFVDQGSWMGFTPAQKDNWVNGVCGPYSLDSRLWLAKSAVTIEAKAQPSFQADSVNYYPGGLFIQGSNGKVAVSQRLVFADATTAILHIKTDGKSTPELILKGDGWMPGSTFSKDRDKVIVNHPNGEITTLCFNPEIKLEVESDNYKAITDKQSFYVAISYFVNHKEKLAGIQKAQIHLEDAELVFADNVKRWNKYLDTILRDDMPDKYDRVAAKSLVTLISNWKVSRGGLLHEGMVPSHAVGYFMGYWAWDTWKFAVPLAKVTPELAKNMIRSMFDYQLEDGMIIDCIYADSSENNARDSKPPLAGWAIAEVFKQTNDTAFLKEMYPQLLSYHQWWYEKRDHDKNGICEFGSTDGTVEAAAWESGMDNAIRFDNSKMVQNGPDAWSFDQESVDLNAYLAYEYRLLKEFASILNVPFVEKNYTAEVAQYFFDYDTGFYYDRKLSDKSFIKEQGSEAYIPFWTSIATKDQMNRAMVHLTDTTKFSTYIPFPTIAADNPKYMSRGYWRGPIWLDQTYFAIKGLRNYGYNDLADKYTEQVFERLNGLIGDQPIHENYDSHTGERLKAPHFSWSSSHLLLLYEEYGK
- a CDS encoding tRNA pseudouridine synthase A (COGs: COG0101 Pseudouridylate synthase~HAMAP: Pseudouridine synthase I, TruA~InterPro IPR020097:IPR001406~KEGG: bfs:BF0847 tRNA pseudouridine synthase A~PFAM: Pseudouridine synthase I, TruA, alpha/beta domain~PRIAM: tRNA-pseudouridine synthase I~SPTR: Putative tRNA pseudouridine synthase A;~TIGRFAM: Pseudouridine synthase I, TruA~IMG reference gene:2504106461~PFAM: tRNA pseudouridine synthase~TIGRFAM: pseudouridylate synthase I) produces the protein MYFKSKIRMEVHRYFIYLSYDGSNYHGWQIQPNGSSVQECLMDALKMFLRKEIEVVGAGRTDAGVHAKQMIAHFDFERKLDVDKVCDKLNRILPHDIAIHKVIEVNKEAHARFDATARTYQYYITTRKDPFRRNYAYRLYQSLDILKMNEAAQILFEFEDFTSFSKLHSDTRTNLCTIMQAEWTEVDEHTLVFTIQANRFLRNMVRAIVGTLIEVGRGKISLEEFRKIIEEQDRGLAGASVPGQALFLIAVEYPESIFNL
- a CDS encoding hypothetical protein (KEGG: bfr:BF3875 hypothetical protein~SPTR: Putative uncharacterized protein;~IMG reference gene:2504106464~PFAM: Membrane protein of unknown function (DUF340)) → MSKFSVIGFMALGVLMGYLFRNTKITWIQKVITFFIWLLLFLLGVDAGSDDDVIQSFPFIGMDALIITAAAVLGSVICAKLLWNYLKKSKREE
- a CDS encoding hypothetical protein (KEGG: bth:BT_4239 hypothetical protein~SPTR: Putative uncharacterized protein;~IMG reference gene:2504106463~PFAM: Protein of unknown function (DUF3256)); this encodes MKKISLLLFILCCGQWGMAQNIRSLFLDMPETFTPLLTSVNKADFIDFIDSKMKAKIMNKFNKTSEMKILSDSYILIQMSENTTWQMKVLPTSNSFVIAIIKTVKGPAADSSISFYSSDWKELSVSSFYEQPSIASFLKDEKASFKLNNDLQALDMSLIRLDFNADNNELIASLSTIDYLNKETREKVEPYFNKELVLSWEGGKYLMK
- a CDS encoding protein of unknown function DUF340 membrane (COGs: COG2431 membrane protein~InterPro IPR005642~KEGG: bfr:BF3876 hypothetical protein~PFAM: Protein of unknown function DUF340, prokaryotic membrane~SPTR: Putative membrane protein;~IMG reference gene:2504106465~PFAM: Membrane protein of unknown function (DUF340)); this translates as MLGSLIIVGFFVLGVILAYFGFIPEFLAGSHFSFYALCALMFCVGFSIGNDTKTLRSFRNLNPRLLLLPIMTIVGTLVGTFLISFVLPHRSPSDCMAVGSGFAYYSLSSIIISDTKGAELGVIALMSNIIRELSALLLAPLFVKYFGKLAPISVGGATSMDTTLPIITKYSGNEFIVTSIFHGMVVDFSVIFLVTLFCSF